From a single Glycine soja cultivar W05 chromosome 19, ASM419377v2, whole genome shotgun sequence genomic region:
- the LOC114400692 gene encoding ubiquitin-conjugating enzyme E2 22-like, translated as MATNENLPPNVIKQLAKELKNLDESPPEGIKVVVNDDDFSTIFADIEGPAGTPYENGVFRMKLLLSHDFPHSPPKGFFLTKIFHPNIATNGEICVNTLKKDWNPSLGLRHVLIVVRCLLIEPFPESALNEQAGKMLLENYEEYARHARLYTGIHAKPKPKFKSGAISESTTALNVDQTNTSVISGDIKTTPASAALPVPVLATTTTRGNNQEQAAAVNGSSAATVISAASAPPKKEGGQAKAQADKKKIDARKKSLKRL; from the exons ATG GCCACTAATGAAAATCTTCCACCAAATGTAATTAAGCAACTTGCCAAGGAGTTGAAAAATCTTGATGAATCTCCTCCCGAGGGCATTAAAGTTGTGGTAAATGATGATGATTTTTCGACAATATTTGCTGACATTGAAGGCCCAG CTGGAACTCCTTATGAGAATGGAGTTTTCCGAATGAAGCTGTTGCTGTCCCATGATTTCCCGCATTCTCCACCTAAAG GTTTTTTCTTGACTAAGATTTTCCATCCAAACATTGCAACCAATGGAGAGATTTGTGTCAACACACTTAAAAAGGATTGGAATCCTAGCCTTGGGTTACGGCATGTTCTTATT GTTGTTAGGTGTCTATTGATTGAACCATTCCCAGAATCAGCTCTAAATGAACAGGCTGGCAAAATGCTGCTTGAGAATTATGAGGAGTATGCTAGACATGCTAG GCTTTACACTGGAATCCATGCAAAACCAAAGCCCAAATTCAAGAGCGGAGCTATATCCGAATCAACAACTGCTCTGAATGTTGATCAGACCAACACCTCTGTGATTAGTGGTGACATCAAAACCACACCGGCGAGTGCTGCATTGCCAGTGCCAGTGCTTGCAACCACCACAACAAGAGGAAATAATCAGGAACAGGCAGCGGCTGTTAATGGTTCTTCTGCTGCTACAGTCATATCTGCTGCTTCTGCACCACCAAAGAAGGAAGGTGGACAAGCAAAAGCTCAGGCGGACAAGAAGAAGATAGATGCCAGAAAGAAAAGTTTGAAAAGATTGTAA